The uncultured Desulfobulbus sp. genome window below encodes:
- a CDS encoding response regulator produces the protein MHTKILLIDDDTNLLKSMQRNLRRDFKVLTATSGPQGIELLRQEGPFAVLVSDLQMPQMDGIEVLRRARHISPETVRILLTGHTDQDVAIKATNTGKVFRFLTKPCDTQTLLTTLQEASLHYHLVNANQEMIEETLVGVVGLLSLILGQMRPEAQATTNRLKRYCLHIARESGFTELWLVEMAAMLSCIGYLAIPPAILHAHRQGALLLPEQKALLAEYPGVTLELLSQVPGFEEVIAMIGLAHDIIPSRGSASAIYKTERATQGASILRTAMALDEHLSGGLTPHVTLEQLARDHSLESRLIKTCQSYLQTMRKRDTP, from the coding sequence ATGCACACCAAGATTCTTCTCATTGACGACGACACGAATCTGCTGAAAAGCATGCAGCGCAACTTACGAAGGGATTTTAAGGTACTCACTGCAACAAGTGGACCGCAGGGGATTGAGTTGCTTCGCCAAGAGGGACCATTTGCCGTACTTGTTTCGGATCTGCAGATGCCCCAGATGGACGGCATTGAGGTGCTGCGGCGAGCACGTCACATCAGTCCGGAGACTGTCAGGATTCTCCTCACCGGGCATACTGATCAGGACGTTGCCATCAAAGCAACCAACACAGGGAAGGTCTTCCGATTTTTAACAAAACCCTGCGACACACAAACTCTGCTGACGACCTTGCAGGAGGCCAGCCTGCACTATCATCTGGTCAATGCTAACCAGGAAATGATCGAAGAAACCCTTGTTGGTGTTGTGGGGCTGCTCTCTCTGATTCTTGGCCAAATGCGTCCAGAGGCGCAGGCAACAACCAACAGGCTCAAGCGTTATTGCCTGCATATAGCCCGGGAATCTGGATTTACTGAGCTTTGGTTAGTAGAAATGGCAGCGATGCTCTCCTGTATTGGCTACCTGGCAATCCCTCCAGCCATCCTGCATGCCCATCGACAAGGTGCCCTTCTTCTTCCTGAACAAAAAGCTTTGCTCGCAGAATACCCCGGCGTCACCCTCGAGCTGTTGTCGCAAGTTCCAGGATTTGAGGAGGTGATCGCAATGATCGGACTGGCACATGATATTATCCCCTCAAGGGGCAGCGCATCTGCTATTTACAAAACAGAACGCGCCACACAAGGTGCCAGCATTCTTCGAACTGCCATGGCCCTAGATGAACATTTGTCAGGGGGCTTGACGCCCCATGTGACTTTAGAACAACTTGCACGTGACCACAGCTTAGAGTCAAGGCTGATAAAAACCTGCCAAAGCTATCTCCAAACTATGCGCAAGCGGGATACTCCCTGA
- a CDS encoding 5'-nucleotidase C-terminal domain-containing protein has protein sequence MQSSHHNEDFSLTILHINDHHSHLDDETAQLWLSTGEKREPISLKRGGFPRVTTAMRELAAQSPNVIKMHSGDASTGDLYFTLSEGKADSELMNTVCFDSFILGNHEFDNTDAGIKKLMGDLHSGTCQTPMLSANVRFGTSSPLHDAQPPEAILPSVVIQRDGEKIGIIGLTVAGKTKHSSQPNPDTIFLDEAQSAQKEINKLQKQGVDKIILSTHIGYQRDQQLAAQLSGVDAIVGGDSHSLLGPESLTKYGLTPEGPYPTRTVDREGNPVCIAQAWQYGYVVGELHLSFDSEGHVKKCNGTPWLLIGDQFKHKDGKALTAREEAALRQDIQRSGLLRITAPDANAVATLAPYKKEKEALGDKVIAKAEENLCLRRVPGSKRDTSRSTLGDVCNQNPRVNAHGGDMQQLVAEAFLQQGRRFFDADLSLQNGGGVRIDLAPGPITVKDIYTVLPFKNTLVQLNATGQEIKDTLEDAVEGVVGPGQNTGCYPYAGGLRWNIDLNHPKGSRISQLEIRGKDGKYRPFRLDQTYKVATISFLADGNDSFTTLKTITGARRIDVGLDYAEAFLAYVNNLPGSPKLITPLQKEQYSTQVFRDTL, from the coding sequence GTGCAGTCTTCCCATCACAACGAGGACTTTTCTCTCACCATACTCCACATCAACGATCATCACTCGCATCTCGATGATGAAACCGCACAGCTCTGGCTCTCCACGGGAGAAAAACGGGAGCCGATCAGCCTCAAGCGGGGTGGGTTTCCCCGGGTGACCACAGCAATGCGTGAGCTGGCCGCCCAATCTCCCAACGTGATCAAAATGCATAGTGGCGATGCCAGCACCGGGGATCTGTACTTTACCCTGAGCGAAGGCAAGGCTGACAGCGAACTGATGAATACGGTCTGCTTTGACAGTTTCATTCTTGGGAATCATGAGTTTGACAACACCGACGCCGGTATCAAAAAACTGATGGGCGACCTGCACAGCGGGACCTGTCAAACGCCCATGCTCAGCGCCAATGTTCGTTTTGGCACCAGCTCCCCCTTGCATGATGCCCAACCGCCAGAGGCCATTCTTCCCTCTGTCGTTATTCAGCGCGACGGTGAAAAAATTGGCATCATCGGCCTGACGGTTGCCGGCAAGACCAAGCACTCCTCCCAACCCAATCCTGATACGATTTTTCTCGACGAGGCCCAGAGTGCCCAAAAAGAGATTAACAAACTCCAAAAACAGGGTGTGGATAAAATCATCCTCTCGACCCACATCGGCTACCAACGGGACCAGCAACTCGCCGCCCAACTCTCCGGGGTCGATGCCATTGTCGGTGGCGACTCCCATTCCCTGCTGGGTCCGGAAAGCCTAACGAAGTACGGACTCACTCCCGAAGGCCCCTACCCTACACGAACCGTTGACCGTGAGGGAAATCCTGTATGCATCGCCCAGGCCTGGCAGTACGGGTATGTGGTGGGCGAGTTACACCTGAGCTTTGATTCCGAGGGGCATGTCAAAAAATGCAACGGAACGCCCTGGCTGCTCATTGGAGATCAGTTCAAGCACAAAGATGGCAAAGCGCTCACAGCCCGGGAAGAGGCTGCGCTCAGGCAGGATATACAACGCTCAGGTCTACTCCGAATTACCGCGCCGGATGCGAACGCAGTTGCGACTTTAGCTCCGTACAAAAAAGAGAAAGAGGCTTTGGGCGACAAGGTCATTGCAAAAGCAGAGGAGAACCTCTGCCTCCGCCGTGTCCCGGGCAGCAAGCGGGATACATCCCGCTCCACTCTGGGTGATGTCTGCAACCAAAATCCACGGGTCAATGCCCATGGTGGCGATATGCAACAACTCGTGGCAGAGGCCTTTCTGCAACAGGGCCGCAGATTTTTTGATGCCGATCTCTCTCTGCAAAACGGTGGTGGCGTACGTATCGATCTGGCTCCCGGCCCGATTACAGTCAAAGATATCTATACAGTGCTGCCCTTTAAAAACACTCTGGTCCAGCTCAATGCGACAGGACAGGAAATAAAAGATACGCTTGAAGATGCGGTGGAGGGTGTTGTCGGGCCGGGACAGAACACCGGCTGCTATCCCTATGCCGGTGGCCTCCGCTGGAATATCGACCTGAATCACCCCAAAGGAAGTCGGATCTCCCAGTTGGAAATTCGGGGCAAAGATGGCAAGTACAGGCCTTTCAGGCTTGATCAGACCTATAAGGTGGCAACCATCTCCTTCCTGGCTGATGGCAACGATTCGTTCACAACCCTGAAAACAATCACCGGTGCTCGACGTATCGATGTCGGCTTGGACTATGCCGAGGCCTTTCTTGCCTATGTCAACAACCTGCCAGGAAGCCCAAAGCTCATCACCCCACTTCAAAAGGAGCAGTACTCAACCCAGGTTTTCAGGGACACTCTATAA
- a CDS encoding integration host factor subunit alpha — protein sequence MTITKADLVRQIYHSHPEMTKMRSTRAVELFLNLAKNSLIAGDNLLLSGFGKFKIKDKRLRRGRNPQTGEELMLDARRVVTFKPSGKLRAKVN from the coding sequence ATGACCATCACCAAAGCTGATCTTGTTCGCCAAATTTATCATTCGCATCCCGAGATGACAAAAATGCGTTCGACCCGGGCTGTGGAGCTCTTTCTCAATCTGGCCAAGAATTCTCTTATTGCTGGCGATAATCTTTTATTAAGTGGATTTGGCAAATTCAAAATCAAAGATAAGCGTCTGAGGCGGGGAAGGAATCCGCAAACCGGTGAGGAACTGATGCTTGATGCAAGACGCGTGGTTACCTTTAAGCCTTCAGGAAAACTGCGGGCTAAGGTGAATTAA
- a CDS encoding helical backbone metal receptor → MSPDKNLRHLVSITRPHSGLVFLLLFLFASPLLAGEQQVTAPDRVVSLSPLLTENIFLLGAGERLVGDTVYCQRPESARYIQKIGSVQELSIEKIVSLRPELVLSINLNPRQQIAKLRSLGLHVEVFRQPASFTDICSQFRRLGQLLGLHTEAEALIAQSQAQVEAIRLAVANLPKTRVFLQVGASPLFSSVSNSFTHDFIELAGGINIAGGQRQGSMKIEQVIALNPQVIIIAVMGSEHGIGAQEKKRWLQFTTIDAVRDQRVYPLNPDLVCSPSPLTFADTLLTFARLIHPEAVIELPTRTN, encoded by the coding sequence ATGTCCCCTGATAAAAATCTGCGCCACTTGGTGTCCATAACGAGGCCACATTCAGGCCTCGTTTTTTTGTTGCTCTTCTTGTTTGCGTCCCCACTCTTGGCAGGAGAGCAACAGGTCACAGCACCTGACCGCGTGGTTTCACTCAGTCCTCTGCTCACCGAAAATATTTTTCTTCTTGGTGCAGGTGAACGACTGGTCGGGGATACGGTGTACTGTCAACGCCCCGAATCTGCCAGATATATTCAAAAAATCGGTTCTGTGCAGGAGTTGAGCATAGAAAAGATTGTCAGTCTTCGCCCTGAGCTGGTGTTGTCTATCAATCTCAATCCTCGCCAACAGATTGCTAAACTGCGCTCACTTGGGCTTCACGTCGAAGTATTTCGACAACCAGCCTCCTTTACCGATATCTGCTCACAATTTCGCCGACTCGGACAGCTTTTGGGTCTGCACACAGAGGCTGAAGCCCTTATTGCCCAGTCCCAGGCGCAAGTAGAGGCAATCCGCCTCGCCGTCGCCAATCTCCCCAAAACCAGGGTTTTTCTCCAGGTGGGAGCCAGCCCCCTGTTCTCCTCTGTGAGCAACTCGTTCACCCATGATTTTATTGAACTTGCTGGCGGAATAAACATTGCCGGTGGCCAGCGGCAGGGCTCCATGAAAATTGAACAGGTTATAGCTCTCAATCCACAGGTTATCATCATTGCGGTCATGGGGTCGGAACATGGGATTGGGGCCCAGGAGAAAAAACGATGGTTGCAGTTTACAACCATTGATGCCGTGCGCGATCAGCGGGTCTATCCGCTCAATCCGGACTTGGTCTGTAGCCCCTCTCCCCTGACCTTTGCCGACACTTTGTTGACCTTTGCCCGTTTAATCCATCCTGAAGCAGTGATTGAGCTTCCTACTCGAACCAACTGA
- a CDS encoding transporter substrate-binding domain-containing protein encodes MKKLLTAFILLLTFTLSLNLSLAKDLKEIQKDGVLRHLGVPYANFVAGANHGLDVEVMRLFAKELGVRYEYVQTDWKHVISDLTGKQYTVHGDEVDVMGRMPIKGDVIANGLTVLPWRQKLLDYSAPTFPTQVWLITAAQSPLQPIMPSGDVDTDIAQVKTLVAGKSVLGIGGTCLDPELYDLEAVNAKPILFNGTLNQLAPAVLKAEANTSLLDVADALVALVKWPGQVKIIGPVSKQQVMGVGFRKDSPELQKAFAQFYKRLQQDGTYVELVKKYYPDVFAYYPNFFN; translated from the coding sequence ATGAAAAAGTTACTCACTGCGTTTATCCTGTTACTCACCTTCACCCTCAGTCTTAACCTGAGCTTGGCCAAAGATCTCAAAGAAATTCAAAAGGACGGTGTCCTTCGCCATCTCGGTGTCCCCTATGCAAATTTTGTTGCCGGAGCAAACCACGGCCTGGATGTAGAAGTCATGCGTCTTTTTGCCAAAGAGCTTGGCGTTCGTTACGAGTATGTGCAGACAGATTGGAAACATGTGATCAGTGACCTTACAGGCAAACAGTACACCGTGCATGGGGATGAGGTGGATGTCATGGGACGCATGCCCATCAAAGGTGATGTCATTGCCAATGGACTCACTGTCCTGCCGTGGCGTCAAAAGCTTCTTGATTACTCCGCCCCTACTTTCCCAACCCAGGTCTGGCTGATCACCGCAGCTCAATCACCATTACAGCCCATCATGCCCAGTGGTGATGTAGATACAGATATCGCTCAGGTCAAAACTCTTGTTGCAGGAAAATCAGTTTTAGGAATCGGAGGCACCTGTCTGGATCCTGAGCTTTATGATCTTGAAGCCGTAAATGCCAAGCCTATTCTTTTTAATGGCACCTTGAATCAGCTTGCCCCGGCAGTCTTAAAAGCTGAGGCCAACACATCTTTGCTTGACGTCGCAGATGCTCTTGTTGCCCTCGTTAAATGGCCTGGTCAGGTCAAAATTATAGGACCAGTCTCCAAACAACAGGTCATGGGCGTGGGATTTCGCAAAGATTCGCCAGAACTGCAAAAAGCTTTTGCCCAATTTTACAAACGTCTACAGCAGGATGGTACCTATGTCGAGCTGGTCAAAAAATATTATCCTGACGTTTTTGCCTATTATCCTAATTTTTTCAATTAA
- the lepB gene encoding signal peptidase I, which translates to MASHSQQSKKSVVRENIEAIVIAVLLALFIRTFIVQAFKIPSGSMLPTLQIGDHLLVSKFIYGVKMPFTGTTLIPITDPQPNDIVVFQYPNDPKLDYIKRVIAVAGDTVEIRNKKIFINGKPFEDKHGVFRDPLIHPASMDPRDNFGPVKVPEHKIFCMGDNRDNSSDGRFWGFVDLNAVRGKAWAIYWSWDVNKSLFSLDRLQSIRWGRIGDIVH; encoded by the coding sequence GTGGCAAGTCATTCCCAGCAGTCCAAAAAATCCGTTGTTCGGGAGAACATAGAGGCAATTGTTATTGCTGTCCTCCTGGCCCTATTTATTCGTACCTTTATTGTGCAGGCGTTTAAAATCCCCTCAGGCTCCATGTTGCCAACCCTGCAGATTGGAGATCACCTTCTGGTCAGTAAGTTTATCTACGGGGTGAAGATGCCCTTTACCGGAACGACCCTGATCCCTATCACTGATCCTCAGCCCAATGATATTGTTGTCTTTCAATATCCCAACGATCCGAAGCTCGATTACATCAAGCGCGTCATTGCGGTTGCCGGAGACACGGTGGAGATCCGCAATAAAAAAATATTCATCAACGGCAAGCCCTTTGAGGATAAACACGGTGTCTTCCGTGATCCCTTAATCCACCCGGCAAGTATGGATCCCCGGGATAATTTTGGTCCGGTGAAGGTGCCGGAGCATAAGATTTTTTGCATGGGAGACAATCGGGACAACTCCTCTGATGGCCGTTTCTGGGGCTTTGTCGACCTCAACGCAGTTCGTGGTAAAGCCTGGGCTATTTATTGGTCCTGGGATGTGAATAAATCTTTGTTTTCGTTGGACCGACTCCAATCCATCCGTTGGGGTCGAATTGGCGATATCGTTCATTGA
- a CDS encoding PilZ domain-containing protein, whose translation MDKKINWDSIPSLEGLEVDWEYEKKNVQDKRAFVRLDLNAIGQLFECSEIPVKVATVERVHQGTLLDLSTGGAAVLLNKPLTTGQPVKIGFILNTVRVLAKGQVRHVQQIEQGVKVGIQFIDLEEKVGEFIGGLYASKVFRHAY comes from the coding sequence ATGGATAAAAAGATTAATTGGGACTCGATTCCTTCCCTGGAAGGATTAGAAGTTGACTGGGAGTATGAAAAAAAGAATGTCCAAGATAAACGGGCTTTTGTCCGTCTTGATCTCAATGCTATAGGGCAATTGTTTGAGTGCAGTGAAATACCCGTCAAAGTTGCCACTGTGGAACGGGTACACCAGGGGACATTGCTTGACCTAAGTACAGGTGGAGCAGCTGTTTTACTGAACAAGCCTCTGACGACTGGTCAGCCCGTTAAGATCGGTTTTATTCTCAACACTGTCCGTGTCTTGGCTAAGGGGCAGGTGCGACATGTGCAACAGATTGAGCAAGGGGTCAAGGTTGGAATTCAGTTCATCGATTTGGAAGAAAAAGTAGGTGAATTTATCGGTGGGCTTTATGCCTCCAAGGTGTTTCGCCATGCCTATTGA
- a CDS encoding SPFH domain-containing protein, whose translation MYTSLRSAIGKINLDNTFEARETLNQQVVDALDEASQNWGVKVLRYEIKDIQPPRSVLDAMEKQMRAEREKRAEIAKSEGERQAMINRAEGARAEAIARSEGEKMRRINEAEGQAQEILKVAEATGEGIRRVAESLSSPGGQDAANLDVAKKYIDQFGKLAKESNTMILPANLTDVASVVATALTTLERTKTVQKGTDAT comes from the coding sequence ATATATACAAGTCTGCGCTCAGCCATCGGCAAGATCAACCTGGACAATACTTTCGAGGCCCGTGAGACGCTGAATCAGCAGGTCGTTGATGCCCTTGATGAGGCCTCGCAAAACTGGGGGGTCAAGGTCCTGCGTTATGAAATTAAGGATATTCAACCGCCTCGCAGTGTATTGGATGCAATGGAAAAACAGATGAGGGCGGAGCGGGAAAAACGGGCCGAAATAGCCAAGTCAGAAGGCGAACGCCAGGCAATGATTAACCGGGCTGAGGGGGCTCGTGCGGAGGCAATTGCCCGTTCAGAGGGTGAAAAGATGCGGCGCATCAATGAGGCAGAAGGTCAAGCCCAAGAAATATTGAAAGTTGCCGAAGCAACCGGTGAGGGAATTCGTCGTGTGGCGGAGTCCTTAAGCTCCCCCGGTGGACAGGATGCAGCTAATCTGGATGTCGCGAAAAAGTATATCGATCAGTTTGGAAAACTGGCCAAAGAGAGCAATACCATGATCTTGCCAGCCAACCTGACCGATGTTGCCTCCGTGGTTGCTACGGCACTCACTACTCTGGAGCGCACCAAAACGGTGCAGAAAGGGACCGATGCCACATAA
- a CDS encoding PAS domain S-box protein, with product MSLSNKLTKPSSANLLSLLALACMAAVISGLIIVNYLAQNSLHDANIKRFQQNLEDRGRSLEYFFSERENDLRALASGTAVTSFFINQDLGMTMAYGLRASLNNIERFFKERIENSLLGTTPIYSTLILLTKDGEILTQWPMQPHRGRRSTTDFSLFEKNTVAITIPGNESICFTCPVFLNNEIKGFVQGSLQYQTFVDYLLRDLRGTLIITQNSRVAYHTFTDATPTVEHLVDLASGQVSPVQIQPFQLGLQETSDQVRGSTLFFTTIQAYAMQLLVLEGGSVLNQQRNQFYSLASLIVLSVAAFISATLIFRAGSRRLVLETSLIEANIRERAIAEKKEELELVLEGAQLGTWSWNPLDNQVECNQRYWSMLGESPGEHPAHLNDWKQRLHPDDAQKVIAAFETHATGVTPVFTAEYRMRHKSGSWVWIQDIGKVVQKDARGNALRAFGIHLDITERKRSVALLAKAKEESDAIIRDFLDTLIVVNTYLTVVRVNQATCDLLGYKETELLGRKVTDLFHDTDDHVHRAFAFYTSEDASTRLNYEERRNIELCYRHKNGGRLPMSFNIKLLKSEEGVISGVVAGAKDISNLRRAMDKIGEQKGYIETLFDIVPSGLVALSAELQIVESNRAFRQLVTAWANHFAIPPEQCEQRFIAQMIKAQDNRDSFTIKMHQDHFTGYFRCNSVFIGVLQGVASVVSIEDITDERQAEEERRLLATVIEQTGDSIYITSTSDELVQYVNPAAIRNSGYNEEELLGEPPLVFRDNQVEDEIKHELRQAMHEGKAWHGRFNIHRKDGTLMEEDATVSPVRNEAGELTHYVAIKRDVTELSNLQRQLLQAQKLEAIGQLAAGIAHEINTPMQYVQNNVSFFGQSFAELQPLLVTLENTEHTTVPPALRNELENQDLAFLLEEVPASIEETLDGIERVAKIVAAMKEFSHPGGHEREATDINHAIESTLIVCRNEYKYDSELETEFEERLPMVPCFPDQFNQVILNLIINATHAIQTRKSLEPELAGLITVATRSSGNWVEILITDNGIGIPAEVRARVFDPFFTTKEVGKGTGQGLTIAHDIMVNKHGGEIKLHSTPGKGTTFILRLPLKPTQAS from the coding sequence ATGTCTCTAAGCAACAAGCTGACCAAACCTTCATCAGCCAACCTGCTCTCCCTGTTGGCACTGGCCTGCATGGCCGCTGTGATCAGCGGCCTTATCATCGTTAATTACCTTGCTCAAAATTCGCTCCACGATGCAAACATCAAACGCTTTCAGCAAAACCTTGAAGACCGGGGGCGAAGCCTGGAATATTTTTTCAGTGAACGGGAAAATGATCTTCGGGCTTTGGCCAGCGGAACTGCGGTAACCAGTTTTTTTATCAATCAAGATCTGGGCATGACCATGGCCTACGGGTTACGGGCCAGCTTAAACAATATCGAACGCTTTTTTAAAGAACGAATCGAAAACAGTCTCTTAGGCACAACTCCCATTTATTCAACATTAATCCTGCTGACAAAGGATGGTGAAATTTTAACCCAATGGCCAATGCAACCCCATCGAGGGCGACGTTCGACCACCGACTTCAGTCTTTTTGAAAAAAACACCGTCGCCATCACTATCCCTGGGAACGAATCTATCTGCTTCACCTGCCCTGTTTTTCTCAACAACGAGATCAAAGGGTTTGTTCAGGGCAGCCTTCAATACCAAACGTTTGTAGATTACCTGCTGCGAGATTTGCGCGGCACCCTGATCATTACCCAAAATTCCAGAGTGGCCTACCACACCTTTACCGATGCCACCCCAACGGTTGAACACCTGGTGGACCTTGCCTCTGGCCAGGTCTCTCCGGTGCAAATTCAGCCCTTCCAACTAGGGCTTCAGGAAACGTCTGATCAAGTAAGGGGATCAACACTTTTCTTCACGACCATCCAGGCATATGCCATGCAATTACTCGTCCTGGAGGGGGGCAGTGTCCTGAATCAGCAACGGAATCAATTCTATTCTCTCGCAAGCCTGATTGTGTTGTCGGTTGCGGCCTTTATTTCTGCGACCCTCATTTTTCGTGCGGGTTCCAGACGCTTGGTGCTTGAGACTTCATTGATCGAGGCGAATATCAGGGAACGAGCCATCGCTGAAAAAAAAGAAGAACTGGAACTGGTGTTGGAAGGAGCACAGCTGGGAACCTGGAGTTGGAACCCTCTTGATAATCAGGTGGAATGTAACCAACGATACTGGTCCATGCTGGGGGAGTCTCCAGGAGAGCACCCGGCGCACCTCAATGACTGGAAACAACGACTACACCCTGACGATGCTCAAAAGGTAATCGCCGCTTTCGAGACCCATGCCACTGGGGTAACACCTGTTTTCACCGCCGAGTATCGTATGCGACACAAATCTGGTTCCTGGGTTTGGATTCAGGATATCGGCAAAGTTGTCCAGAAGGATGCCCGGGGAAATGCCTTACGAGCTTTTGGCATACACCTGGATATCACAGAGCGCAAACGATCTGTTGCCCTCCTGGCAAAGGCAAAAGAAGAATCGGATGCCATTATTCGCGATTTTCTGGATACCCTCATTGTAGTCAACACCTACCTCACTGTTGTACGAGTTAATCAAGCCACCTGCGACTTACTGGGATACAAAGAGACAGAACTCCTTGGGCGCAAAGTCACCGATCTCTTTCACGATACGGACGACCACGTTCATCGGGCTTTTGCCTTTTACACCAGCGAAGATGCTTCCACGCGGCTCAATTATGAAGAACGACGCAATATTGAGCTCTGCTACCGCCATAAAAACGGTGGGCGTTTGCCCATGTCTTTTAACATCAAGCTCCTCAAAAGCGAAGAAGGTGTTATTAGCGGCGTTGTTGCCGGGGCGAAGGATATCTCCAATCTTCGTCGAGCCATGGACAAAATCGGCGAACAGAAAGGGTACATTGAAACCTTGTTCGATATCGTTCCCAGTGGGCTTGTTGCCCTCTCTGCTGAGCTGCAGATTGTAGAGAGCAATCGCGCTTTTCGCCAGTTGGTTACCGCCTGGGCAAATCACTTTGCCATCCCCCCGGAGCAATGTGAACAACGGTTTATTGCTCAGATGATCAAAGCCCAGGACAATCGGGATTCCTTTACCATTAAAATGCACCAGGATCATTTCACAGGATATTTTCGCTGTAACTCCGTCTTTATTGGGGTACTGCAAGGTGTTGCCTCGGTGGTCTCGATTGAGGATATCACCGATGAACGCCAGGCCGAGGAAGAACGACGGCTGTTGGCCACCGTGATCGAACAGACCGGAGATTCAATCTATATTACCTCCACCTCCGATGAACTCGTTCAGTATGTCAATCCTGCCGCAATTCGCAACAGTGGTTACAACGAAGAGGAGCTGCTAGGCGAGCCTCCATTGGTCTTTCGCGATAACCAGGTTGAAGATGAGATTAAACATGAGCTGCGACAGGCCATGCATGAAGGGAAGGCCTGGCATGGCCGTTTTAACATTCACCGCAAAGACGGGACCCTCATGGAGGAAGATGCCACCGTATCTCCCGTCCGTAATGAGGCGGGCGAACTTACACATTACGTTGCCATCAAAAGAGATGTCACTGAACTCTCCAACCTGCAGCGACAACTTCTCCAAGCCCAAAAACTTGAGGCTATTGGCCAACTCGCCGCAGGTATTGCCCATGAAATCAACACCCCCATGCAGTATGTACAGAACAATGTCTCATTTTTTGGGCAGTCCTTTGCTGAACTGCAGCCCCTGCTTGTTACCCTGGAAAACACGGAGCATACAACCGTTCCCCCCGCCCTCAGAAATGAACTTGAAAATCAGGACCTGGCATTTTTACTCGAAGAAGTTCCCGCCAGTATCGAGGAAACCCTTGATGGTATAGAGCGTGTGGCAAAAATTGTTGCCGCCATGAAAGAGTTCAGTCATCCTGGAGGGCATGAGCGCGAGGCAACAGACATCAACCATGCCATTGAAAGTACCCTTATCGTCTGCCGAAATGAATATAAGTACGATAGCGAGCTGGAGACAGAATTTGAAGAACGTTTACCCATGGTCCCTTGCTTTCCTGATCAGTTCAACCAGGTTATTTTAAACCTCATTATCAACGCAACCCATGCCATACAGACGCGAAAATCTCTGGAGCCTGAACTCGCTGGGCTTATAACCGTAGCCACCCGCTCCAGCGGCAACTGGGTTGAAATCCTGATTACAGACAATGGCATAGGAATTCCAGCGGAGGTCAGAGCACGGGTATTCGACCCTTTCTTTACCACCAAAGAAGTCGGCAAAGGGACCGGTCAAGGGCTCACCATCGCCCACGACATCATGGTGAACAAACATGGTGGAGAAATCAAACTCCATTCTACTCCGGGTAAAGGGACAACCTTTATTCTTCGACTCCCCCTCAAGCCGACGCAGGCCAGCTAA